TAATTCCAGTAACGCCGTGCCTACTGCGCCCGTTGCGCCCAGCAGAGCAATATTCCAGCCGTTAGACATTTGGTTCTCTCCCAAATTTTGAATGAAACACAAAACATGAATGAAACCGACAAACGATAGCGACGCCGTCCGTCAGTTCATGAATAAGTCACTTTCCGTTAATGAATGAAGAGTGGTACTTGTGCGACGCATCCGCCAACGGAGGATCTCAGCGGCCTCCGTTAACGCGCATCCCGCACTGACGCCGTGAACCCCAGCGCGTTCAGGCAATCTGCGCTGTCAGCATCGGCGCAGATAACATGAAGTGACGACCATTCGCGTCGTTCCTGATAATGTTTGCGCAGGCGATCAAACTCGCCTTCCTGATGCGCAACATGGCGCAACAGTGCATCGTCCCGGCGCACATCATACACCAGATGCACCAGACGTTTTAGCAGCGCCTCATCCAGCGGTACGGTCAGTGCCACTTCGGCAAACTCAGGCTCAGGCAAAAGCGATGAAAGCGCCACCTGCTGTGGGGTTCCGATAAACTCGCTCCAGGCTTCAAAAACCTGCGTAGTGCCACGCGCCTTCCCTTCCAGCGTATAACCAGCGATATGCGCCGTGCCAATATCGACTCGCGCCAGCAGATCGGTTGATAATTCTGGCTCGGGCTCCCAGACATCAAGAATGACACTGAGTTTTTTACCCTGCTGCAATGCCTCAAGCAGCGCCGCATTGTCCACCACCGGACCGCGACAGGCGTTGATCAGAATACGTCCGTCCGCAAAGTCACTCAGCACATTGGCGTCAACCAAATGATGGGTTCGGTATGGACCATCAAGATACAGCGGCGTATGCAACGTCAGGATGTCGGCATCGCGTACCAGCGTCTCTAGCGGCAGGAAATCGCCAGCCTCACCGCGATCGGCACGCGGCGGATCGCATAGCAGCGTTTTAACGCCCCAGGCTTTCAGGCGCGCATCCAGACGTCTGCCAACGTTCCCTACGCCAACAATCCCTACGGTTTTATCACGCAGTTGGAAACCATCACGCTCGGCCAGCATCAGCAAAGAAGAAAACACGTATTCCACTACCGCAATAGCATTGCAGCCAGGTGCAGCGGAAAACGCGATACCGTTGGCGTTAAGCCAGGTATCATCAACATGGTCAGTGCCTGCCGTTGCGCTGCCGACAAATTTTACCGCCGTACCCGACAGCAGATCTGCGTTCACCTTCGTGACCGAGCGCACCATCAGCGCATCCGCACCAGCCAGCAGATCGCGCGGTAAAGGGCGTCCCGGCACGGCTTGCACCTCACCCATACGGCTAAAAAGCTCGCGGGCATACGGCATGTTCTCATCAACCAGAATCTTCATTGTCTTCTCCGACATCGGTAGCCAGCCAAAAAAAGCGGGGAGATATTTTGCCACCGAATGATGCAGAAACCCAAGGCAATTACGACACAACGTCTTTAGGTTATCCGTTCACACCAATGAAAGCCTTACAAGAGGGGGAGCATAGACAGCCGCTCGCCATACAAGGTTGATAGTCGCCACGTGGCTCTGTTATGTTGTTTGCCAATGCCACACTTGCCCCATTTTATCTACCAGACTGGCAATAGGTACGTTTTCCGTCTGGTCTGCTATGAGAAACCCAACGTTGAACGCCCTATTCCCCACTATTGCCGTCCTGATCTGGTCAATTAACGTCATCGTTAACAAACTCTCTGCGAACGTTATCGATCCCGCCGCCATCTCGTTTTATCGCTGGCTACTGGCATTCCTCGTCATGACGCCATTCATGCTGCCAACCCTGCGTCACCATGTGGCGGCCATTCGTCAACATGCCTGGAAGCTGCTGGTGCTGGGGTTGCTCGGCATGGTGTTGTATCAGAGCCTGGCCTACTACGCGGCACACACCATCAGCGCAGTAATGATGGGAATCATGGGCTCATTGGTGCCGCTCCTCACCGTTGTGCTCAGCATCCCTCTGCTACGTTTGGCTCCTACGCTGGGTGTTCTACTCGGTAGCCTGCTGTCGATGGCGGGAATTGTCTGGCTGATCGGTGCGGGGCATCCTGAACAGATTCTGGCGCAGGGCATTGGCCCTGGTGAATTCATGATGTTTTGCGCCTCATTGTCCTATGCGCTTTATGGCGTATTAACCAAACGCTGGAACATCCCGCTGCCAAATTGGGTTTCGCTCTATGTGCAAATTGCCTTTGGTGTGGTGTTGCTGGTACCCAATTTCCTGCTGACGGACAATGTGCAACTCAACGGTCAAAATCTGCCGCTGGTGATTTTCGCTGGCATCATGGCTTCAATCATCGCGCCTTTTCTGTGGATTCAGGGGGTTATGCGTCTGGGAGCCAACAAGGCTGCCATCTTTATGAATCTGACACCGATCTTTACGGCGATGATTGCGATTGGCTTGCTGAACGAACCCTTGCATCACTATCATC
The genomic region above belongs to Pectobacterium colocasium and contains:
- the pdxB gene encoding 4-phosphoerythronate dehydrogenase PdxB, translating into MKILVDENMPYARELFSRMGEVQAVPGRPLPRDLLAGADALMVRSVTKVNADLLSGTAVKFVGSATAGTDHVDDTWLNANGIAFSAAPGCNAIAVVEYVFSSLLMLAERDGFQLRDKTVGIVGVGNVGRRLDARLKAWGVKTLLCDPPRADRGEAGDFLPLETLVRDADILTLHTPLYLDGPYRTHHLVDANVLSDFADGRILINACRGPVVDNAALLEALQQGKKLSVILDVWEPEPELSTDLLARVDIGTAHIAGYTLEGKARGTTQVFEAWSEFIGTPQQVALSSLLPEPEFAEVALTVPLDEALLKRLVHLVYDVRRDDALLRHVAHQEGEFDRLRKHYQERREWSSLHVICADADSADCLNALGFTASVRDAR
- a CDS encoding DMT family transporter, producing the protein MRNPTLNALFPTIAVLIWSINVIVNKLSANVIDPAAISFYRWLLAFLVMTPFMLPTLRHHVAAIRQHAWKLLVLGLLGMVLYQSLAYYAAHTISAVMMGIMGSLVPLLTVVLSIPLLRLAPTLGVLLGSLLSMAGIVWLIGAGHPEQILAQGIGPGEFMMFCASLSYALYGVLTKRWNIPLPNWVSLYVQIAFGVVLLVPNFLLTDNVQLNGQNLPLVIFAGIMASIIAPFLWIQGVMRLGANKAAIFMNLTPIFTAMIAIGLLNEPLHHYHLVGGGITLLGVILAQRLRIPLGRPT